A single window of Sporosarcina sp. FSL W7-1349 DNA harbors:
- the adhP gene encoding alcohol dehydrogenase AdhP, which yields MKAAVVSEFKQELAVQELPKPTPGPGQALVKMEACGVCHTDLHAVNGDWPVKPKLPLIPGHEGVGVVEAIGPGVTSVKVGDRVGIPWLYSACGECDYCLSGEETLCLDQENGGYSVDGAYAEYCLAAADYVAKIPEGLSSVDAAPILCAGVTTYKALKVCGAKPGDWVAIYGIGGLGHVALQYAKAMGFNVVAVDIADEKLELAKDLGADVTVNGLKGDPADAIQAQVGGVQAAISVAVTKSAFEQAYRSVKRGGTLVVVGLPNDELPIPIFNTVLNGVSVKGSIVGTRIDMKEALDFAARGKVKAQIETAPLSEVNNILDKMTNGKINGRIVLTFD from the coding sequence ATGAAGGCGGCAGTTGTAAGCGAATTCAAACAGGAATTGGCAGTTCAGGAGCTGCCTAAACCGACACCAGGGCCTGGTCAGGCACTGGTGAAAATGGAAGCATGTGGGGTATGTCATACCGATCTGCATGCAGTGAATGGCGATTGGCCAGTCAAACCGAAACTTCCGCTCATCCCGGGGCATGAAGGGGTCGGTGTCGTAGAAGCGATTGGGCCGGGCGTGACATCTGTGAAAGTGGGAGATCGTGTCGGGATTCCATGGTTGTATTCGGCATGCGGGGAATGTGATTATTGCCTAAGCGGGGAGGAAACGCTTTGCCTTGACCAAGAGAATGGTGGGTACTCTGTTGACGGGGCTTACGCAGAATATTGTCTGGCAGCAGCGGACTACGTGGCAAAAATTCCGGAAGGTCTCAGTTCTGTGGATGCGGCTCCTATTTTATGCGCAGGCGTGACGACTTATAAGGCGCTTAAAGTCTGTGGAGCGAAGCCGGGTGATTGGGTCGCGATTTATGGAATCGGTGGACTTGGGCATGTCGCGTTGCAGTATGCAAAAGCGATGGGATTCAATGTAGTGGCAGTTGACATTGCAGATGAAAAGCTTGAACTTGCGAAAGATTTAGGGGCCGATGTAACGGTGAATGGCTTGAAAGGGGATCCGGCTGATGCGATTCAAGCTCAAGTCGGCGGAGTGCAGGCGGCTATCAGTGTTGCCGTGACGAAGAGTGCATTTGAACAGGCCTATCGCTCGGTCAAACGCGGGGGTACGCTCGTCGTAGTCGGATTGCCAAATGATGAGTTGCCAATCCCGATTTTCAACACTGTATTAAATGGAGTTTCCGTGAAAGGTTCCATCGTCGGTACACGAATCGATATGAAAGAAGCACTGGATTTTGCTGCGCGTGGCAAGGTGAAGGCCCAGATTGAAACCGCACCGCTTTCTGAAGTGAATAACATCTTGGATAAAATGACGAACGGGAAAATCAACGGACGAATCGTATTGACATTTGATTGA
- a CDS encoding endonuclease V, which translates to MEIHEIHPLHIEEEKFEAIQQFYADRICLENRLDQTISLCAGVDAAYWEQDGVEWGVCSIVVLDYKTKKIVEKASSAGKITVPYLPGFLSFRELPLVVEAAKKLVSRPDLFLFDGNGYLHPRHMGIATHASFFLDTPTIGVAKSYFRVKEVDFAMPEDEKGAYTNIVIENEVYGRVLRTSKNVKPVFISCGNYIDLQTTTEIVLTLLNEKSRLPIPVRLADLETKRLKRELIAGESQ; encoded by the coding sequence ATGGAAATCCATGAAATTCATCCATTACACATAGAGGAAGAAAAGTTCGAGGCGATCCAACAATTTTATGCCGACAGAATTTGTCTGGAAAATAGGCTGGATCAAACTATCTCTCTTTGCGCCGGGGTGGATGCGGCTTATTGGGAGCAGGATGGCGTTGAGTGGGGAGTGTGCAGCATTGTTGTCCTGGATTATAAAACGAAAAAAATTGTTGAAAAAGCGAGTAGCGCAGGGAAGATCACGGTTCCATACTTGCCCGGTTTTTTAAGCTTTCGTGAGTTGCCGCTCGTTGTCGAAGCCGCGAAGAAACTGGTGAGCCGGCCCGATCTTTTCCTCTTTGACGGCAACGGGTATTTGCATCCACGGCATATGGGAATCGCCACACACGCTTCATTTTTCTTGGATACGCCTACGATTGGCGTGGCAAAAAGTTATTTTAGGGTAAAAGAAGTGGATTTTGCAATGCCGGAAGATGAAAAGGGAGCCTATACAAATATAGTTATTGAAAACGAAGTATATGGTAGAGTGTTACGAACGTCTAAAAATGTGAAGCCTGTTTTCATTTCCTGTGGAAACTATATTGATTTACAGACAACGACAGAAATCGTATTAACTCTCTTAAATGAAAAGAGTCGGCTGCCCATCCCGGTTCGTTTGGCCGATTTGGAAACGAAACGATTGAAAAGGGAACTGATTGCAGGTGAATCGCAATAG
- a CDS encoding DNA-3-methyladenine glycosylase family protein — protein MQISLPFQYDFDRAMERLAADPVHAVDLQKREVRIPMEEGNIVTLRGVGSTEVPLFELEHVRDDVQVEKVKSIFHFNRRLDTIARHFLNTDLEPLFVDHAGTPLIKSFSLYGTLMKNIIHQQLNLAFSHVLTMRFVENYGENEDGVWRYPSPETIAALDVEDLRKLQFSGRKAEYVIGLSRAIVEGKLDLNKFEQMEDEEVMRDLVAHRGIGPWTAQNFLMFGLGRSNLFPLADIGLQNALKKLWGLDRKPTKEEMVERFPEWTPYLSYAALYLWRSIE, from the coding sequence ATGCAGATTTCACTGCCGTTTCAGTATGATTTTGACCGTGCAATGGAGCGGTTGGCAGCGGATCCTGTCCATGCGGTTGATTTGCAAAAACGAGAAGTGCGGATTCCTATGGAGGAAGGGAATATTGTCACCCTTCGTGGTGTAGGTTCCACGGAAGTGCCTTTGTTTGAGTTGGAACATGTGAGGGATGATGTCCAAGTGGAGAAAGTGAAATCCATTTTTCATTTCAATCGGCGGCTGGACACAATAGCTCGTCATTTCTTGAATACCGACCTGGAACCACTATTCGTCGACCATGCCGGAACACCGCTCATCAAGAGTTTCTCGCTTTACGGAACATTGATGAAAAATATTATTCATCAACAGCTGAACCTCGCTTTTTCCCATGTGTTGACGATGCGATTCGTGGAAAACTACGGAGAGAACGAGGATGGGGTTTGGCGCTATCCGAGTCCTGAAACAATCGCGGCTTTAGATGTGGAAGATCTGCGGAAACTGCAATTCAGTGGAAGAAAGGCGGAATATGTCATCGGTCTTTCTAGGGCGATTGTCGAGGGGAAGTTGGATTTGAACAAGTTCGAGCAGATGGAAGATGAAGAAGTCATGCGGGATCTCGTAGCGCATCGTGGCATTGGACCTTGGACGGCTCAAAATTTCCTGATGTTCGGGTTGGGGCGTTCCAATTTGTTTCCGCTGGCGGATATCGGATTGCAAAATGCGTTGAAAAAACTATGGGGCCTCGACCGGAAGCCGACCAAGGAAGAGATGGTTGAGCGTTTTCCTGAATGGACCCCATATTTGAGTTATGCGGCTTTATATTTATGGAGAAGTATCGAATAA
- a CDS encoding DUF2812 domain-containing protein, with the protein MYRMRFFIDFEKEEKWLEQMAKEGNHLQGTFCGYQFQKGEPEESTIKIDFRRFQKKEDFTDYCTMFEDSGWQHLAGTKNSGIQYFKKTRNDAGDEIFSDTLSKAARYKRYANMCFETAISYLPLLLVFYWSGVIDLKAFVDPKELYFTPGLWEKSGSSFWFSFLFETPFALMRGIAWTFIPLTMLFFLFFGYQSNRLYLQSKR; encoded by the coding sequence ATGTATAGAATGCGATTTTTCATCGACTTTGAAAAAGAGGAGAAATGGCTGGAGCAGATGGCGAAGGAGGGGAACCATTTACAAGGAACCTTCTGCGGGTATCAATTTCAAAAGGGGGAACCCGAAGAATCCACGATCAAAATCGACTTCAGACGATTCCAGAAAAAAGAGGATTTTACCGATTACTGCACGATGTTCGAGGATAGTGGCTGGCAGCATCTTGCCGGCACGAAGAACTCCGGGATTCAGTACTTCAAAAAAACGAGGAATGACGCGGGGGATGAGATTTTCTCCGATACTCTTTCAAAAGCTGCCCGATATAAGAGGTATGCGAATATGTGCTTCGAGACCGCGATCAGTTATCTGCCGCTTTTGCTCGTATTTTATTGGTCAGGTGTCATCGATTTGAAGGCGTTTGTCGATCCGAAAGAGCTCTATTTCACTCCGGGTTTATGGGAGAAGAGCGGGTCTTCTTTCTGGTTTTCCTTCCTCTTTGAAACGCCCTTCGCCTTGATGCGTGGGATTGCTTGGACCTTTATCCCGCTGACGATGCTCTTCTTTTTGTTCTTCGGTTATCAATCGAATCGGCTGTATTTGCAAAGTAAAAGGTGA
- a CDS encoding PadR family transcriptional regulator → MELQKYLPMTETTYYILLSLLEPAHGYLMMQKVEELSNQRVKIAAGTMYGAIENLVKQELITAVKSTDKRRKTYVITEKGRDVLRLDCERMRHLVQTTERLLSMEVRGNGGVDNV, encoded by the coding sequence ATGGAGTTACAGAAATATTTACCGATGACTGAAACGACGTATTATATTTTATTGTCGTTGCTTGAGCCGGCTCATGGGTATCTGATGATGCAGAAAGTGGAAGAACTTAGTAATCAGCGTGTAAAAATTGCAGCGGGTACGATGTATGGGGCAATTGAAAATTTAGTCAAACAGGAATTGATCACAGCAGTAAAAAGTACGGATAAACGAAGAAAAACGTATGTCATCACTGAAAAGGGGCGGGACGTATTGCGTCTGGACTGCGAGCGGATGAGACATCTTGTTCAAACGACTGAAAGACTATTATCTATGGAAGTACGAGGAAATGGAGGGGTTGACAATGTATAG
- a CDS encoding gluconate 2-dehydrogenase subunit 3 family protein: protein MTNKQQGLSRRDFLKTTGIATGALVGGGLIGGLVGYNVKTDNKTGTEEHLAAEGQGSPKGLMFLTNKNEFNILSQATERIFPEDDLGPGAIGLGVAYFIDNQLAGNYGSNAKEYMQGPFFPGAGTQGYQSALTRGEIFRQGIAKLNEEAQTRYGKGFAELDGEQMDTILTAFQKNEVEMKGVTSEFFFKLLRQATLEGAYADPIYNGNVNMDGWRMKGFPGHQMAYINVIEDEKFQVIEPKSISSMQH, encoded by the coding sequence ATGACTAACAAACAACAAGGTTTATCACGCAGGGATTTTCTCAAGACGACGGGAATTGCGACCGGTGCGTTAGTCGGTGGCGGGCTAATCGGAGGGCTTGTCGGCTATAACGTAAAAACGGATAACAAAACTGGTACTGAAGAGCATCTTGCCGCAGAAGGCCAAGGCTCTCCAAAAGGACTCATGTTTTTAACGAACAAAAACGAATTTAACATTCTTTCTCAAGCGACAGAAAGAATCTTCCCCGAGGATGATCTAGGACCTGGCGCGATCGGTCTCGGTGTCGCCTATTTCATCGACAATCAATTAGCGGGAAATTACGGAAGCAATGCAAAGGAGTATATGCAAGGCCCTTTTTTCCCCGGTGCAGGAACGCAAGGGTATCAAAGCGCCTTGACGCGCGGGGAGATTTTCAGACAAGGCATAGCCAAACTGAATGAAGAGGCGCAGACCCGTTATGGCAAAGGATTTGCGGAATTGGACGGCGAACAGATGGATACCATCTTGACCGCTTTTCAAAAGAATGAAGTCGAGATGAAGGGCGTTACCTCAGAATTCTTCTTCAAACTTCTGCGACAGGCCACGCTGGAAGGGGCTTATGCCGATCCAATCTATAACGGCAATGTCAATATGGACGGATGGCGGATGAAAGGATTTCCGGGCCATCAAATGGCGTATATCAATGTCATTGAAGATGAGAAGTTTCAAGTGATTGAACCAAAATCGATTAGCAGCATGCAGCATTAA
- a CDS encoding GMC family oxidoreductase, translating into MAKTLDKVDVVTVGVGWTGGIIAAECAKAGLKVRGLERGKDRSTADYSMIHDEFRYAIRYDLMQDLSKETVTFRNHRKMRALPMRQMGSFLLGENLGGSGTHWNGMTYRFLPYDFEIKSMTEQKYGKNKLSQDYLLTDWGITYDELEPYFDAFEKTAGISGEDTNPFWGKRSADFPTPPMKKTPILKKFETATKNLGYHPYMLPSANLSEAYENPDGQSIAACQYCGFCERFGCEYGAKSSPEVTVVPTASKTGNFEAVFHANVVEILKSGNKVTGVRYIDTQTGEEFIQPADVVVLTSYMLNNAKLLMVSKIGEQYDPDTGRGTLGKNYCYQIGPGATGFFDEQMNVFMGAGALGMSIDDFNGDSFDHSDVDFIHGASISLLQAGTRPILSNPVPPDTPAWGSEFKKASIHNYTRTLSVFGQGASMPHKENYLTLDPDYRDAYGVPLLQMTYNFTDQDRNLAKFITERAADIIKEMGAKTVAPGGPLTDYDIVPYQSTHNTGGTTMGASPDDSVVNNYLQHWDADNLFVVGAGNFQHNSGYNPTATVGALSYRAAEGIIKYSKNGGSLV; encoded by the coding sequence ATGGCAAAAACGTTGGATAAAGTGGACGTAGTAACTGTCGGTGTTGGTTGGACAGGCGGCATTATTGCTGCGGAATGTGCGAAGGCCGGGTTGAAGGTCAGAGGACTGGAGCGAGGCAAGGATAGAAGCACGGCAGATTATTCAATGATTCACGATGAATTCAGGTATGCAATCCGTTATGACCTCATGCAGGATTTATCGAAAGAAACGGTCACGTTCCGCAATCATCGGAAAATGCGGGCGTTGCCGATGCGCCAGATGGGTTCTTTCCTGCTTGGGGAAAACTTAGGAGGATCCGGAACGCATTGGAACGGGATGACGTATCGCTTCCTGCCGTACGACTTCGAGATCAAGTCGATGACGGAACAAAAGTATGGAAAAAACAAGCTATCTCAAGACTATTTATTGACAGACTGGGGCATTACATATGATGAATTAGAGCCCTATTTTGATGCGTTCGAAAAAACAGCAGGCATCTCGGGAGAGGATACGAATCCGTTTTGGGGGAAGCGTTCAGCTGATTTCCCGACACCGCCGATGAAAAAGACGCCCATCTTAAAGAAATTCGAAACGGCGACAAAGAACTTGGGCTATCACCCTTATATGCTGCCGTCTGCCAATCTGTCCGAGGCATATGAAAACCCGGACGGCCAGTCGATTGCTGCTTGCCAATATTGCGGTTTTTGTGAACGGTTCGGATGCGAATACGGAGCCAAATCATCTCCAGAAGTCACCGTTGTACCGACAGCGAGTAAAACCGGGAACTTTGAGGCGGTCTTCCATGCGAATGTCGTCGAGATTTTAAAATCCGGAAATAAAGTGACGGGCGTTCGATATATCGATACCCAAACCGGAGAGGAGTTCATTCAACCCGCGGATGTTGTTGTTCTGACAAGCTATATGCTGAATAACGCGAAGCTGTTGATGGTTTCAAAAATCGGCGAGCAATACGATCCCGATACGGGGAGAGGCACGTTGGGGAAAAATTATTGCTATCAAATCGGACCGGGAGCGACCGGATTTTTTGACGAGCAGATGAATGTCTTCATGGGTGCGGGCGCTTTAGGCATGTCGATCGACGATTTCAATGGGGATAGCTTCGATCACTCCGATGTCGATTTCATCCACGGTGCAAGCATTTCATTACTACAGGCGGGAACGCGGCCGATCCTGTCCAACCCAGTGCCGCCGGATACTCCGGCTTGGGGATCGGAATTCAAAAAAGCGTCCATCCATAATTACACGCGGACCTTGTCGGTCTTCGGGCAAGGGGCGTCCATGCCGCATAAGGAGAATTATTTGACGCTTGACCCCGACTACCGGGATGCGTACGGGGTGCCACTCCTCCAGATGACGTACAACTTTACGGACCAAGATCGGAATTTGGCGAAGTTCATCACGGAGCGTGCAGCGGATATTATAAAAGAAATGGGAGCAAAAACGGTAGCGCCGGGTGGTCCACTGACCGATTATGATATCGTCCCCTACCAATCGACGCATAATACGGGCGGCACGACAATGGGAGCAAGCCCCGATGACAGTGTCGTCAACAATTACTTGCAGCACTGGGATGCGGACAACCTGTTTGTCGTCGGTGCCGGAAACTTCCAGCACAATAGCGGCTACAACCCGACAGCTACAGTCGGTGCTCTTTCCTATCGGGCGGCGGAAGGAATTATAAAATATAGCAAAAACGGCGGTTCACTTGTCTAA
- the tatA gene encoding twin-arginine translocase TatA/TatE family subunit — MSLASIGVPGLIIILVIILILFGPRKLPEVGSAVGKTLAEFKKSAREVMEDDEGKDEKQKNTDQL, encoded by the coding sequence ATGAGTTTAGCAAGCATAGGCGTACCTGGTCTGATTATCATCCTCGTCATCATCCTCATTCTGTTTGGACCCCGAAAATTGCCGGAGGTCGGGTCAGCAGTCGGCAAGACGTTGGCGGAGTTCAAAAAGTCAGCCCGTGAAGTGATGGAGGATGACGAAGGGAAAGATGAAAAGCAGAAGAATACGGACCAGTTGTGA
- the tatC gene encoding twin-arginine translocase subunit TatC, which translates to MDPYSEHRNTRSPLDPKPVSSNVDPPPAASIPETANKSEEEVQPALVEHLNDLRKQLLKSVITFLAFFLFIFLTINKWFPFVTRGHELIVLGPMEVVTFYTSISAALAFGLALPFLCHYLWQFVKPGLTEKESQFLSLYSPVMFLLFVVGLAFGYFVVNPLSYHFLVSLGAVNFTVMVSAQEYAKFLLMTTLPIGLLFELPIVAMFLSAIGILTSATLKKVRRWSYVILAVLSALLTPPDFISQLLVLIPMIGLYEASVLIVVYKEKKNVAVN; encoded by the coding sequence ATGGATCCATATAGCGAACATCGAAATACGCGCAGTCCTCTCGATCCAAAGCCTGTGAGTTCTAACGTCGACCCTCCGCCTGCTGCAAGCATCCCGGAAACGGCTAATAAAAGCGAGGAAGAGGTGCAACCTGCACTTGTCGAGCATTTGAATGATTTGCGAAAACAGCTCCTTAAAAGCGTCATCACATTCTTGGCATTCTTCCTATTTATCTTCCTGACGATCAATAAATGGTTCCCTTTCGTCACAAGGGGCCATGAATTGATCGTCCTCGGTCCAATGGAAGTCGTGACGTTTTATACGTCCATATCAGCAGCATTGGCATTCGGATTGGCATTGCCGTTTCTCTGTCATTATCTATGGCAATTCGTAAAGCCGGGCCTGACTGAGAAAGAGAGCCAATTTCTTAGCCTTTATTCGCCAGTGATGTTTTTACTTTTCGTAGTAGGTCTTGCTTTCGGATACTTTGTTGTAAACCCGTTAAGTTATCACTTTTTAGTCTCATTAGGAGCGGTGAATTTCACCGTAATGGTGTCCGCACAGGAGTATGCCAAGTTTCTGCTGATGACGACATTGCCGATCGGTCTATTGTTCGAGCTGCCGATCGTTGCCATGTTCCTGTCCGCTATCGGTATTTTGACATCGGCGACGTTGAAAAAGGTGCGGAGGTGGTCCTATGTTATTTTGGCCGTCCTATCCGCCCTTTTGACGCCACCCGATTTCATCAGTCAATTACTCGTGCTCATCCCGATGATTGGACTATACGAAGCGAGCGTGCTCATCGTCGTGTACAAAGAAAAGAAAAATGTCGCGGTAAATTAA
- a CDS encoding AAA family ATPase, with protein sequence MSSTIYPRAEMQVRDVLEHIERVRPLFEIPEMVLDDMEPFQQSVSTISRFLESDNFEEMEIIFHTEKEETEKIIRQLKLLRIAFLQGTDIGKILEGFRELPVLNFVEILAASCEKSLKNPYEKWLDDESNLLDELKILYESDELQPEHVRRFERAFRRLFRAEIHVKFTVRNRNIFEMTPVLYWDGEFIEMPHPLTGRRWIVSGFQDSANNGLFEGIRPGDILNVSYRSPAAKHKQFYKNFISLDYETSTRLDRTLQQVLHHHLGEINTGEAYRTLGIQPGKEDVLVNQLVKAVITEVPKFQIAVNQKKQELKELQNEQAELDKQVQEQKQSLSNRRRAWADVLERIDYPLEAEEKPSNAALYDPKTFIDDLQSLLYHLDDNQLLYEHSVLELFMSGLRANVLTILSGPSGTGKSSLVEGLGKAIVNAKVTMIPVQSSWTDAQDLIGYFHPNEKIFIATPFMEALAAARLAEKNGKDELHIICLDEMNLAHIEYYFAQFLSVREQAEPKIQLYPKRYEKWAMRVQAGELEASRNEQENADELLTYYPSSFPLPSNVRFVGTLNMDHTVKSLSPKVIDRSLMIELLPMKETGARELAQRLEEKKEMAERIHISLEELLTSRAKRRVADGLNKISSVFQEYRDIPLNNRGRKHVDAIASYWWEESVDLIDLLIKGKMLPRIELKKADMEELRGALDELLKNYPKSKEKVADMLKTNHTVSFW encoded by the coding sequence ATGAGCAGCACTATTTATCCACGGGCTGAAATGCAGGTCCGAGATGTCTTGGAACATATTGAAAGAGTCAGGCCATTATTTGAAATACCGGAAATGGTATTGGACGATATGGAGCCATTCCAACAGTCAGTAAGTACCATTTCACGGTTTTTGGAATCCGATAATTTCGAGGAAATGGAGATCATCTTCCATACCGAAAAAGAAGAAACCGAAAAGATCATTCGCCAACTTAAATTATTGCGGATTGCATTTCTCCAAGGTACTGATATTGGAAAAATTCTTGAAGGTTTTCGGGAGTTGCCAGTTTTGAATTTCGTGGAAATACTTGCCGCGTCTTGCGAGAAATCTCTCAAAAATCCATATGAGAAATGGCTAGATGATGAAAGCAATCTATTGGATGAGCTGAAAATTCTTTACGAGAGCGACGAACTGCAGCCAGAACATGTAAGACGCTTTGAACGCGCTTTCCGCCGATTGTTCCGTGCAGAAATCCATGTTAAGTTCACTGTTCGAAATCGGAATATCTTTGAAATGACGCCTGTCCTTTATTGGGACGGGGAATTTATCGAAATGCCTCATCCTTTGACAGGAAGACGATGGATTGTGTCAGGCTTTCAGGACAGCGCAAACAATGGTTTATTTGAAGGGATTCGGCCGGGCGATATTTTAAATGTGTCGTATCGGTCCCCAGCAGCCAAACATAAACAATTTTATAAAAACTTCATTTCACTCGACTACGAAACAAGTACACGCTTGGACCGCACTCTGCAGCAAGTACTGCACCATCATCTAGGGGAAATCAACACCGGAGAAGCTTATCGGACACTTGGCATTCAACCTGGTAAAGAAGATGTCCTTGTCAATCAATTGGTGAAAGCGGTCATCACTGAAGTTCCAAAATTTCAAATTGCCGTGAATCAAAAAAAACAGGAGCTGAAGGAGCTTCAAAACGAGCAAGCCGAATTGGACAAGCAAGTTCAGGAACAAAAACAAAGTTTATCGAATCGGCGGCGGGCTTGGGCGGACGTATTAGAACGGATTGACTACCCGCTGGAAGCTGAAGAGAAACCATCCAACGCCGCACTATATGACCCGAAAACATTCATAGATGATCTGCAATCGTTGCTGTATCACTTGGACGACAACCAGCTGCTGTATGAACATTCAGTCCTCGAACTATTTATGAGCGGTCTGCGTGCGAACGTCCTCACAATCTTAAGCGGCCCTTCTGGCACGGGAAAATCCAGCTTGGTTGAGGGACTCGGAAAAGCGATTGTCAACGCAAAAGTCACCATGATCCCCGTGCAGTCTAGCTGGACGGACGCACAGGATTTAATCGGCTATTTCCATCCGAATGAAAAAATCTTCATCGCAACGCCTTTCATGGAAGCGCTGGCTGCGGCCCGTTTGGCGGAGAAAAATGGGAAAGATGAGCTACATATTATTTGTCTGGATGAAATGAACCTCGCTCACATAGAATACTATTTTGCACAGTTTCTAAGCGTACGCGAGCAAGCCGAGCCAAAGATCCAGCTTTACCCGAAACGGTACGAAAAATGGGCTATGCGCGTACAGGCAGGAGAGTTGGAAGCGAGCCGTAATGAACAAGAAAATGCGGATGAATTGCTTACCTATTATCCTTCTAGCTTTCCGCTGCCGTCCAATGTCCGATTCGTTGGAACATTGAACATGGATCATACGGTGAAGTCACTAAGCCCAAAAGTGATTGACCGAAGCCTCATGATTGAGCTTCTGCCGATGAAAGAAACAGGAGCGCGCGAGCTCGCACAACGGTTGGAAGAAAAGAAGGAAATGGCAGAACGGATTCATATTTCATTGGAAGAGTTGCTAACATCGAGGGCGAAGAGAAGGGTAGCGGACGGTCTGAATAAAATCTCGAGTGTTTTCCAGGAATATCGGGATATCCCGCTTAATAATCGGGGCAGGAAGCATGTGGATGCAATCGCCTCCTATTGGTGGGAGGAATCAGTTGATCTAATAGATCTGCTTATCAAAGGAAAGATGTTACCACGGATCGAGCTGAAAAAAGCGGACATGGAAGAGCTGCGGGGGGCATTGGATGAACTGCTGAAAAACTATCCGAAGTCGAAAGAGAAAGTGGCGGATATGCTAAAAACGAATCATACGGTATCCTTTTGGTAG